In Lachancea thermotolerans CBS 6340 chromosome H complete sequence, a single genomic region encodes these proteins:
- a CDS encoding uncharacterized protein (weakly similar to uniprot|P38321 Saccharomyces cerevisiae YBR225W Hypothetical ORF), which yields MEGKKKQHSKGELECTDGSRRNSGFVPGVGKALGVSDSSKNTKSPSWTSSISTITEELPAPKVSEAMTRVPSAASAVSYPYCSSVPEEPGAKPCPTRARWWNTLPKIGETVHSHKHSLNAVVLNVNGTPREIIYDPRYNPLFSKLEIFYMFNAQTPLSDCYTYAKTRLASFVKFLEVYHSSRQYASACLPFNVSVAANATAGGYPSYTAGVDYHEIGEIVQLWYLQSLEFMIDNNSFLFSNEIVDYLVNYEPQKNASIKRELSCSGPPPSALQETIIRADILLIRCTFEEELGWQLALDEPNWNIVDLFVDLSFLGRLTTEDEGEDSSGNATSTTADVDGDTTLSPPSSASSSPATSATTSSSDVSYGKVSESVMREPVRSGNDIFVDPQTDVPETSSARACHVIVQDCVGRDLDKLAAEMRAKGINETCRPSISQNSSQESFSSQKQGQSGKKDQSTKSAKSSTGLGISNFFRRKNSHASGDKGDNPLSSKRAPQSDSVKMNLTIQNSYLDDYYASTLANFRKLVLPSHCMFTRREAPKPFKRENGASKKQEANSYQKEFLQIKIPLKDESFPVIICPDVWFSLEFKKWKGLINELFRCIRPGGFLETSACNLTNVNDGYDIEKSSKEFPTLLEMKALNDVISMEAVKAGLQVFPMRHLVGALKAAGFVNIKHSVFSLKRGDLRHNMGFLFEFLAIRNYDYQLRNDLLSSEVKPPGTNPASFPLRYVEEHMGKADEDAGVVRLVLITAQKP from the coding sequence ATGGAGGGAAAGAAAAAACAGCACTCAAAGGGAGAGCTGGAGTGCACCGACGGCTCACGGCGAAATAGCGGATTTGTTCCGGGCGTGGGCAAGGCGTTGGGCGTGAGCGACAGCTCCAAAAACACGAAATCGCCGTCTTGGACGTCGTCGATTTCGACAATAACAGAAGAGCTGCCGGCGCCTAAGGTGTCGGAAGCAATGACAAGGGTGCCTTCAGCCGCCAGTGCGGTTTCATACCCATATTGCTCGTCTGTGCCGGAAGAGCCCGGTGCCAAGCCCTGCCCGACGCGCGCGCGTTGGTGGAACACGCTCCCGAAAATTGGCGAGACAGTTCACAGCCATAAGCATTCTCTGAATGCAGTGGTCTTGAATGTGAACGGGACGCCGCGCGAGATAATTTACGACCCACGCTACAACccgcttttttcaaaactcGAAATATTTTACATGTTTAATGCGCAAACGCCGCTGTCGGACTGCTATACCTACGCGAAAACTCGGCTTGCATCATTTGTGAAGTTCCTGGAAGTCTATCACTCTTCTAGACAATATGCATCGGCGTGTCTTCCCTTCAACGTTAGCGTAGCCGCGAACGCTACTGCCGGTGGCTACCCTTCTTACACTGCCGGTGTTGACTATCATGAGATTGGCGAAATAGTGCAGCTGTGGTATCTGCAGTCTCTCGAGTTCATGATAGACAACAactcgtttttgttttcaaacgaGATAGTGGACTACTTGGTGAACTACGAGCCTCAAAAGAATGCGAGCATAAAAAGAGAATTGTCTTGCTCCGGACCTCCTCCCAGTGCTTTGCAGGAAACGATCATTAGAGCCGATATTTTACTGATACGATGCACCtttgaggaagagctgggcTGGCAGCTGGCCCTAGACGAGCCGAATTGGAACATTGTTGATCTGTTCGTCGATCTCTCCTTTCTGGGCAGACTGACTACAGAAGATGAGGGGGAGGATAGCAGCGGAAACGCAACGTCGACCACCGCTGATGTGGATGGGGACACCACATTATCACCGCCTTCATCGGCTTCGTCCTCTCCTGCAACGTCAGCGACAACGTCGTCCTCTGACGTTTCATATGGAAAAGTCTCGGAAAGCGTAATGCGAGAGCCTGTGAGGTCGGGGAACGACATTTTTGTCGACCCGCAAACCGATGTTCCAGAAACCAGCAGTGCAAGAGCATGTCATGTTATTGTTCAAGACTGCGTTGGTCGCGACCTTGACAAACTCGCAGCCGAGATGAGGGCCAAGGGCATTAATGAGACCTGCAGGCCAAGCATATCTCAAAACTCAAGCCAAGAGAGTTTTTCTTCCCAAAAACAAGGCCAAAGTGGCAAAAAAGACCAATCCACGAAGTCAGCTAAAAGTTCTACAGGGTTAGGAATTAGCAACTTCTTTAGGCGTAAAAACTCACACGCAAGCGGTGACAAGGGCGATAACCCACTATCATCGAAGCGTGCACCACAAAGTGATTCTGTCAAAATGAACTTGACTATTCAAAATAGTTACTTGGATGACTACTACGCATCGACTCTTGCGaatttcagaaaactgGTCCTTCCTTCTCACTGTATGTTTACCCGAAGGGAGGCTCCCaaacctttcaaaagagaaaacgGTGCCTccaagaagcaggaggCAAACTCTTACCAAAAAGAGTTTTTACAAATCAAGATACCCTTGAAAGATGAATCTTTTCCCGTTATAATATGCCCTGATGTTTGGTTTTCATTGGAATTTAAAAAATGGAAAGGACTCATCAACGAACTTTTCCGATGCATACGTCCTGGAGGTTTTCTGGAAACGTCTGCTTGCAATCTCACGAATGTTAACGATGGTTACGATATTgaaaagagctcaaaagaatttCCTACGTTGCTAGAAATGAAAGCCCTAAATGACGTGATATCTATGGAAGCTGTAAAGGCAGGTCTTCAGGTGTTTCCTATGAGACACTTAGTTGGAGCGTTGAAAGCTGCAGGCTTTGTTAACATTAAGCATTCAGTTTTTAGCTTAAAAAGAGGCGATTTACGGCACAATATGGGGTTTCTATTCGAATTTTTGGCGATTCGTAACTACGATTACCAACTTAGAAACGATCTTTTGAGTTCAGAGGTCAAACCTCCAGGCACAAACCCAGCCAGTTTTCCACTGCGCTACGTAGAAGAACACATGGGCAAAGCAGATGAAGATGCTGGAGTTGTCCGTCTTGTTCTGATaacagctcaaaagccTTAA